TTGAACGGCACCACCACGAGCCCGGCCTTGAGAATGCCGAGGAACACCTCGTAGGTGGCGAGGCCGCGCTCCAGGTGCACGCCGACCGGTTCCCCCGGTAGCAGGTGACGGGCGTGCAGTGCTCTGGCCAGCTGGTTTGTCACGGCGTCGAGTTCGGCGTAGGTCAGCGTGGCCGGCCCGTCGGAGATCGCTTCACGGGAGGCGTGCTCCCGTGCCGCGGCGGCGAAGGCCTGGTCGATCGTCATCGCGAAGTCACCGGTCCTTCCGTGGTCCGTAGCTGCTCCAGGCAGGCCCGGCCCAGTGAGGTCGACGGGTCCGCGAGGTCCAGCGGCAGGTCGAAGTGGTCCCGGCCGGGCACGATCCGCCCGGTGACCGGGACCTCGTGTGCGCTCAGGTGCGCCAGGTACCGCTCGTGCTGGCGCAGGTAGGTCGGCGTCTCGTGCTGCCCGGCGGCGAGCAGCACCGAGTCGCACGCGGGCGCGGGCATCCGCAGCGGACTGCACTCGCGGGCCAGCGCGGGCGTCAGGCCGAGCGCGTCGTTGACGTAGGTGCGCGGGATCTCGGTGAGGTCGTAGAGCCCGCTCAGCAGGCACGCGCCGCGCACGCGCGGGGTGTCGCCGATCGCCAGCGCCGCGGCGAGCAGGTGCGCGCCCGCGCTGCTGCCCGCGACGTGCAGGCGCTCCGGGTCGATCCCGTACCGCGCCCCGGATTCGGCGAGCCACGACAGGGCACGCGCCACCGAGGTGATCATCTCGGGCAGCGTGCGGGCGGGCGCGAGCCCGTACCCGACGGCCACGAAGGTGTACCCACCGGCCACGGCGTCCGACGCGGCGAAGCAGGCGTCGTCGATACCGGACTCCTGCCAGTGACCGCCGTGCACAAAAACCAGCGCCGACGGGCCACCGGGGAACACGTGGCAGCGCTCGCCGGGATCCGTCCCGTACGGCACCGCCTCGTCCACGTCGAGCCGGGCGCGGGCGGCGTCACCGCGTGCCCGGTACCGCCGCAGCGACCCGTCCGGATCGCGGGCGGCCGAACTCGGCGAGTACCCCGGATCGAGTTCACGCATCGGGCTTGCGCCCCTCGATGACCCCGTGCGGTGTCCAGCCCTCGTTGTGGACGCGCTTGATGTCGGTGAACCCGGTCGCGGTGAGCCATTCCTCGTGCTCGTGCCATTCGTAGATCGTCGAATCCTCCGACGGCAGCGTCGCGAAGTAGACGTTGTCCAGCGCGCTGTAGAGCGGGCCGCTCCCGTCGTCCGAGGCGAAGGCGTTGAACACCACCACCCGGCCACCGGGCTCCAGGGCCTCATACGCCTGCTTGAGCAGCGCCTGGTTCTGTTCCGGCGACCAGATCACGAACTGGTGGGCGAACAGCACCATGTCGTACCCGGCGGGCATGGGATCACCGAACATGTCCCCGGCCGCGACGTCGATCCGGTCACCGAGCCCGGCGGCGGCGATGTTGTCCCGCGCCACCTCGATGGCTCCTTCGAGATCGAACACCGTCGCCTCCAGGTGCGGATGGGCGCGGGCCAGGGCGATCGCGTTGACCGCGCTGCCCCCGCCCACGTCCAGCAGCCTGCGCACGCCGGTGTAGTCCACCTGCCGCAACAGCACCGGATTGGACAGCTCCGACCACGAGTGCATGCCCCGGTAGAACAGGTTCTCCAGCTCCGGGGTCTGTTCGAGCCGCGCGTAGAGATTGGTGCCGGACCCCGGCACGTGCTTGAGGCCCTGGTTCGTCCCGGTCCGCAGCGATTCGGCGTACTCGTGGGCGGGGCCGTAGGACAGCTGCTGCTGGAAGTCGATGATGTTGCGGATCAGCGGCCACGTGCCGTCGTCGAACGCCGCGCGCAGCTGCCCGGACAACGCGTACCGGTTCTCCTCGCGTTCGGTCAGCCCCAGCGAGGTGGTGCCCAGCAGCAGCTTGCGCGCCGACTTCACCGGCAGGCCGAGCCCGCCGGCCACCTGGTCGCAAGTGGACGGTCCGTTCAGCGTGAGGTACTCGAACAACTGCAGCTCCGACGCCGCCCGCAGCTGCTGGAAGGCGGCGAACCCGAACAGCACCGGCACCAGCGAACTCAGGTCGACCGGTTTGGTCAGGGTGTCGCTGCCCGTGCGGTGATCCATCGTGCTCCTCCGTCGATCGGTGGTCTCGGTGGTCATCCCGGCGGCTAGAGCCGGGTGCGGAAGGTCCACAGCTCCGGGAAGAACCGGTGCTCGTTGA
The genomic region above belongs to Amycolatopsis sp. YIM 10 and contains:
- a CDS encoding alpha/beta hydrolase, whose amino-acid sequence is MRELDPGYSPSSAARDPDGSLRRYRARGDAARARLDVDEAVPYGTDPGERCHVFPGGPSALVFVHGGHWQESGIDDACFAASDAVAGGYTFVAVGYGLAPARTLPEMITSVARALSWLAESGARYGIDPERLHVAGSSAGAHLLAAALAIGDTPRVRGACLLSGLYDLTEIPRTYVNDALGLTPALARECSPLRMPAPACDSVLLAAGQHETPTYLRQHERYLAHLSAHEVPVTGRIVPGRDHFDLPLDLADPSTSLGRACLEQLRTTEGPVTSR
- a CDS encoding methyltransferase, whose translation is MDHRTGSDTLTKPVDLSSLVPVLFGFAAFQQLRAASELQLFEYLTLNGPSTCDQVAGGLGLPVKSARKLLLGTTSLGLTEREENRYALSGQLRAAFDDGTWPLIRNIIDFQQQLSYGPAHEYAESLRTGTNQGLKHVPGSGTNLYARLEQTPELENLFYRGMHSWSELSNPVLLRQVDYTGVRRLLDVGGGSAVNAIALARAHPHLEATVFDLEGAIEVARDNIAAAGLGDRIDVAAGDMFGDPMPAGYDMVLFAHQFVIWSPEQNQALLKQAYEALEPGGRVVVFNAFASDDGSGPLYSALDNVYFATLPSEDSTIYEWHEHEEWLTATGFTDIKRVHNEGWTPHGVIEGRKPDA